In the Halichoerus grypus chromosome 4, mHalGry1.hap1.1, whole genome shotgun sequence genome, one interval contains:
- the GPR35 gene encoding G-protein coupled receptor 35, which translates to MASGNSSHGCIPGPGGRVLSQVTRVSICFILALGLPLNGLGLWVFCCRLRRWTETRVYMANLVAADFLLLLSLPGVLHTLGQQQGDQEGPVCRVLQSFYYVNTYMSMGLITAIAVDRYTALRFPLRARAWRSPRQAALTCLALWLLVFGTVALVASLLPADENFCFRQGHSRGTKTLAFSLLFFFLSLLILSFCSGQVLWHLLGGLTRAPPQEAGRILKALRVVATNLATFVLCFLPLHVALMAKLVAKWTSAACPTVQSVTDFIQVAARMANANCCLDAISYYFVATEFQEEVGAILRMPWPFRGWMRGAPAGDHPDLAVRGGRGAAEESDAGRAPHTALQQAAQGPPGPPQGNSFPSSMASTRSLPAHSVTLDL; encoded by the coding sequence ATGGCCTCCGGGAACAGCTCTCATGGCTGCATACCTGGCCCGGGCGGGCGCGTCCTGTCCCAGGTCACCAGGGTCTCCATCTGCTTCATCTTGGCTCTGGGGCTGCCGCTCAACGGCCTCGGGCTCTGGGTGTTCTGCTGCCGCCTGCGCAGGTGGACGGAGACCCGCGTCTACATGGCCAACCTGGTGGCGGCCGACTTCCTGCTGCTGCTGAGCCTGCCCGGAGTCCTGCACACGCTGGGCCAGCAGCAGGGGGACCAGGAGGGCCCTGTGTGCAGGGTTCTGCAGAGCTTCTACTATGTCAACACCTACATGAGCATGGGCCTCATCACGGCCATCGCCGTGGACCGCTACACCGCCCTGCGCTTTCCCCTGCGGGCCCGGGCCTGGCGCAGCCCCCGCCAGGCCGCCCTCACCTGCCTGGCCCTCTGGCTGCTGGTCTTCGGGACTGTGGCCCTGGTAGCGTCCTTGCTCCCTGCAGACGAGAACTTCTGCTTCAGGCAGGGACATAGCCGGGGCACCAAGACCCTTGCCTTCTCCCTGCTGTTCTTCTTCCTCTCACTGCTCATCCTCAGCTTCTGCTCGGGGCAGGTGCTCTGGCATCTGCTCGGCGGACTCACGCGGGCTCCGCCCCAGGAGGCCGGCCGCATCCTCAAAGCCCTCCGTGTAGTGGCCACCAACCTGGCCACCTTCGTGCTCTGTTTCCTCCCACTGCACGTGGCCTTGATGGCCAAGCTTGTGGCCAAGTGGACAAGTGCAGCCTGCCCCACCGTCCAGAGCGTCACTGACTTCATCCAGGTGGCCGCCCGCATGGCCAACGCCAACTGCTGCCTGGATGCCATCAGCTACTATTTTGTGGCCACAGAATTCCAGGAAGAGGTGGGGGCCATCCTCAGAATGCCCTGGCCTTTCCGGGGATGGATGCGGGGCGCTCCTGCAGGTGACCACCCTGACCTGGCCgtccgcggggggcggggggcagctgAGGAGAGCGATGCAGGACGGGCCCCACACACGGCCCTGCAGCAGGCAGCTCAGGGCCCCCCGGGTCCCCCACAAGGCaactctttcccctcctccatgGCATCCACAAGGAGCCTCCCTGCTCACAGTGTGACTTTGGATTTATGA